GAGAGTATTGGACAGGGACGCTTCGGCGACTGGCTAAAGAATGTTCAGGACTGGGGTCTGTCACGTGATCGCTATTGGGGAACTCCTCTACCGATTTGGGAATGTGAGGATGGGCATCGTCATTGTATCGGAAGTATAGAAGAGTTAAGATCCATGTCCGACAATTGTCCGGAAAATGTTGAACTCCATAGACCATTTATTGATGCAGTGACAATTAAGTGTCCGGAATGTGGTAAGGAAATGACCCGTGTGAAACCGGTTATTGATTGTTGGTATGATTCTGGTTCCATGCCATTTGCGCAATGGCATTATCCATTTGAGAATAAAGAAATATTTGAGGAACGCTTCCCGGCTGACTTTATCAGTGAAGCGGTTGATCAAACCAGAGGCTGGTTCTACTCTCTGCTGGCGATATCCACTCTTATCTTTGGTAAGGCACCTTTTAAGAATTGTATCGTTCTGGGTCATGTACAGGATGAAAACGGACAGAAGATGTCCAAATCTAAGGGAAATGCAGTAGATCCATTTGAAGCACTGGAACAACACGGAGCAGATGCAATCCGTTGGTATTTCTATACAAACTCCGCTTTATGGCTTCCTAATCGTTTCCATCATGGTGCGGTTACGGAAGGACAGAGAAAATTCATGGGTACCCTGTGGAATACTTATGCTTTCTTTGTTCTTTATGCCAATATTGACGATTTTGATGCTACGAAGTATCAATTGGATTACAATAAACTACCGGTTATGGATAAATGGCTTCTTTCGAAGCTGAATACTCTTGTAAAAACTGTGGATGAACATCTGGATCAGTATCGTATTACTGAGGGAGCCAGAGCGATGGCAGACTTCGTTGACGAATTATCCAACTGGTATGTAAGACGCAGCAGGGAGCGCTTCTGGGCGAAAGGAATGCCCCAGGATAAAATAAATGCATATATGACATTGTATACCGCTCTGGTTACGGTCTCTAAGCTGGCAGCTCCATTTATACCGTTTATGACAGAAGATATCTATCAGAATCTGGTGGTGAATTTGGATTTAAATGCACCGAAGAGTATTCACTTGTGCGAATATCCGACATATGAGGAAGCTTGGATTGATACTGAGCTGGAAGCAAACATGGAGGAGGTTCTTGATATCGTAGTACTTGGTCGTGCTTGTCGAAATGCAGCGAATATAAAGAACCGTCAGCCCATTGGAACCATGTATGTCAAAGCAGATGCAACTCTGAGTGACTTTTATACCGATATCATCGCAGATGAGCTAAATGTAAAGACGGTTCAATTTACACAGGATGTACGTAACTTTACTTCCTATACCTTTAAACCTCAACTTAAAACATTAGGTCCGAAGTTCGGTAAACAGATTGGTACGGTTCGTACTATACTGGCAGAGCTTAATGGCAATGAGGCGATGGACCAGATCAATGCAACCGGTAAGCTGAAGATTGTTGTAGATGGAGTGGAAGTAGAGCTTGATAAGGATGACTTACTGATTGAGGCGGCACAGACGGAAGGCTTTGTTTCCGACTCGGATTATGGAATAACCGTGGTTCTGGATACAAATCTGACTGAGGAACTCATTGAAGAGGGATATGTCAGAGAAATCATCAGTAAAATTCAAACTATGCGTAAGGAAGCAGACTTTGAGGTAATGGATCATATTCGCGTATCACAAAGCGGAAATGAGAAGATTAAGGATATCATGAAACGCAATGCGGAGGAGATCAAATCGGAAGTACTTGCAAATGAATTGATCTTTGATGAGGCAAAGGGTTATACGAAGGATTGGAACCTCAACGGCGAAGAGGTAACACTCGGTGTAGAAAAGCTAGCATAGTCCTTGCGGTGGCATCTTAGTCATAAATTCAGAACAGTGATAATAATTAGTTAAATAACGAGGGCGCTGTTGTATAATATACTTACAGTGATTATGACTTACCTCACACACAGAACAGAAGTACACATTGTCAATTCTGTATGTCTCAGATGAACATAAAAGTTCGTCTTTATCCATACAGAATTAACAATATGTTCTTTTGACAGTGCATTATGGCAAGTCATAATCACCGTTGTTAATTAAACAACAGCGCCCTTATTTTATTGCTTGTCGAATTATGATTAACGAATGTGAGTATAGGGAAAGTATGAATTGTGCAGGCTGCACGAATATTAAAAAACCATTTTGGGGAGAGCAATGTCCGGTTAAATCTTGTTGTGAGAACAAGAAGCTGGAGCATTGCGGACAATGTCAGGATTTCCCCTGCTCATTATTGAATCAGTTTGCTTATGACAAGGAGCAAGGAGATGACGGCAAAAGAATACAACAGTGTATTCGCTGGCGTGATGGTATAAAATAGTAAATCATAGGGGGATACGGTATAATATACTGGCAGCGATTATGGTAAGTCATAATCGCTGCTTTTTTATTAGTCGCCACCCCTTACGTTATTTATCGTTGTGAATTGTAGTAATCTATGATAACAAACTTTACATTCCCCTAACGTTATATTATAATGAAATTAGAAATAGAGTATACATAAGAAACTGTTCAAATATATCAATCTGGTACCGTTTTCACGAGATCAGCTAATTAGAAAGGACGGGATTTTATGAAATTAATTTATGTAATTGTCCGAAATATTGACAGTGGCTACGTAACAGAAGCGTTAAATAAAAAAGGATTCTATGTTACTAAGCTGGCATCCACGGGAGGTTTTCTTAGAGAAGGGAATACAACCTTGATGATTGGAACGGATGAACCGAAGGTGGATGAGGTAATTGATATTGTGAAAGAAAAATGCGGTCCAAGGCAGCAGATTTTTACGAATCCGGTTGGAAATATAGAGTATGCTTCTATGAATACAGTGGTACATGTGGGAGGAGCAACTATATTTGTAATGGATGTAGATCGTTTTGAGAAGATATAATTACAAATATCTGAGAGTACATAATAAATAACATTTATAAAGGTATATTATCACGGAGGGACATTCACCCGGACACGTGATAATATACCTTTTATCGTATTTCATATTAGTAATCATTTAACCGGAGCAATTTATGATTTGTTCAACATCATGAAATATTTGTGAAATGATGTTTTTTGCTTTCTTTTTACTTGAAAATATGATATAACCATGTATAGTAACGCATAAAATTATTTCGGTCATAGTACTTATACAACCGATTTAGGAAAGAGGAAGGAATTATAAGAATGAAGAAAAAAATAGTGTATTTGGTATTAAGTATAAGCATTCTTGCATTAGCAGGGGGCTGTGGTAAGAAAGACTCTAAGAATGATTCTGAAACCAATCAAACTTCTGATGGCCCAACTGTAACAGAAGCTCCTGATAATACAGCTTCAGAAGACACAACAGATACTGCAGGTGCAGTGGATGAGGCACCCGTGAAAGAAGACTATAATGTAAATGATTATGTTAAGCTTGGACAGTATAAGGGAATTGAAGTTACGGTAGATAAATTAGAGGTTACAGATGAAGATGTTGAGGCGGCTATTCGAGCGGACTTGGAGGCACATGCAACAGAAGAAGAAGTAACCGGCAGAGCAGTAGAGTCTGGCGATATTGCAAATATAGACTATGAAGGACTTAAGGATGGTGTTGCTTTTGATGGTGGCACTGCTACAGGATACGATTTAACGATAGGATCAGGAACCTTCATCCCTGGCTTTGAAGATCAGATTATCGGTATGAAGGTTGGTGAGAAGAGAGATATTAACCTTTCATTTCCTGAGGAATATCCGTCTGAGGAGTTAGCAGGACAACCTGTAGTATTTAAGGTTACCTTAAATGCTATTAAGAAAACAGTAGTACCTGAATTAACAGAAGAATACGTGAAGAATAATACTGAATATGATTCAATAGAAGCCTATAAGGCAGCAGAGCGTACACGTTTAGAGGAAGAAAACAAGGAAACCATGAAGAATAACAAGGTTAACAGCGTTATGACAACCGTTATTGATAATGCTGAGATTATCTCTTACCCGCAGACACTGATCGATTATTACACTTATGAGGTTGTAAGCTATTATAAGAGCTTTGCTTCTCAGTATGGTATGGAATACGCGGATTTCCTTGCTGCCAATAATATGACGGAGGAAAGTGTAGCACAGGAAGCAAAAGCTTATGCAGAGAATAGAGCAAAACAGGAACTGGTTCTGAATGCAATTGTCACAGCAGAAAAGATGGAGCTATCCGATCA
The nucleotide sequence above comes from Variimorphobacter saccharofermentans. Encoded proteins:
- the ileS gene encoding isoleucine--tRNA ligase, with protein sequence MYDKVSTDLNFVEREKKVLNFWRENQIFEASIEERKGAKSYTFYDGPPTANGKPHIGHVLTRVIKDIIPRYRTMKGNNVLRKAGWDTHGLPVELEVEKLLGIDGKEQIEAYGLEPFIQKCKESVWKYKGMWEDFSGTVGFWADMEDPYVTYHNDYIESEWWSLKQIWEKGLLYKGFKIVPYCPRCGTPLSSHEVAQGYKDVKEKSVIAKFRLKGTDNEYILAWTTTPWTLPSNVGLCVNPDETYVKVKVSVDAKGNVIGKGNCSCGHDHGKDHEHEAPVAVGTEKYILAEALLSVIEGDYQIEETFTGKDLEYKEYEPLFDYAKTDKKAYFVTCDHYVTLTDGTGVVHIAPAFGEDDNRVGKAYDLPFVQLIDGKGEFKPEATDFAGMFCKEADEPIMKALAAKGLLFKVLKFEHSYPFCWRCDTPLIYYARESWFIKMTAVKDELIANNNTINWMPESIGQGRFGDWLKNVQDWGLSRDRYWGTPLPIWECEDGHRHCIGSIEELRSMSDNCPENVELHRPFIDAVTIKCPECGKEMTRVKPVIDCWYDSGSMPFAQWHYPFENKEIFEERFPADFISEAVDQTRGWFYSLLAISTLIFGKAPFKNCIVLGHVQDENGQKMSKSKGNAVDPFEALEQHGADAIRWYFYTNSALWLPNRFHHGAVTEGQRKFMGTLWNTYAFFVLYANIDDFDATKYQLDYNKLPVMDKWLLSKLNTLVKTVDEHLDQYRITEGARAMADFVDELSNWYVRRSRERFWAKGMPQDKINAYMTLYTALVTVSKLAAPFIPFMTEDIYQNLVVNLDLNAPKSIHLCEYPTYEEAWIDTELEANMEEVLDIVVLGRACRNAANIKNRQPIGTMYVKADATLSDFYTDIIADELNVKTVQFTQDVRNFTSYTFKPQLKTLGPKFGKQIGTVRTILAELNGNEAMDQINATGKLKIVVDGVEVELDKDDLLIEAAQTEGFVSDSDYGITVVLDTNLTEELIEEGYVREIISKIQTMRKEADFEVMDHIRVSQSGNEKIKDIMKRNAEEIKSEVLANELIFDEAKGYTKDWNLNGEEVTLGVEKLA
- a CDS encoding DUF3795 domain-containing protein, with amino-acid sequence MINECEYRESMNCAGCTNIKKPFWGEQCPVKSCCENKKLEHCGQCQDFPCSLLNQFAYDKEQGDDGKRIQQCIRWRDGIK
- a CDS encoding cyclic-di-AMP receptor; translated protein: MKLIYVIVRNIDSGYVTEALNKKGFYVTKLASTGGFLREGNTTLMIGTDEPKVDEVIDIVKEKCGPRQQIFTNPVGNIEYASMNTVVHVGGATIFVMDVDRFEKI
- the tig gene encoding trigger factor, which gives rise to MKKKIVYLVLSISILALAGGCGKKDSKNDSETNQTSDGPTVTEAPDNTASEDTTDTAGAVDEAPVKEDYNVNDYVKLGQYKGIEVTVDKLEVTDEDVEAAIRADLEAHATEEEVTGRAVESGDIANIDYEGLKDGVAFDGGTATGYDLTIGSGTFIPGFEDQIIGMKVGEKRDINLSFPEEYPSEELAGQPVVFKVTLNAIKKTVVPELTEEYVKNNTEYDSIEAYKAAERTRLEEENKETMKNNKVNSVMTTVIDNAEIISYPQTLIDYYTYEVVSYYKSFASQYGMEYADFLAANNMTEESVAQEAKAYAENRAKQELVLNAIVTAEKMELSDQEYKDGLKQIVDEYGYESEEQLIEYITEDVIKETLLWQKAIDFVEAQAVEI